A region from the Melioribacter roseus P3M-2 genome encodes:
- a CDS encoding methylglyoxal synthase, protein MKQKKIKIQMPVKKRIALVAHDNKKRDLLEWTAFNKDKLKDCAIYATGTTGRLLEEETGINVKKLKSGPLGGDQQLGALISENEIDILIFFWDPLEPQPHDPDVKALLRIAVVWNIPIANNRSSADFIFSSALMDEPYERILPDYDSYTERIISKEEK, encoded by the coding sequence ATGAAACAGAAAAAAATCAAAATTCAAATGCCGGTCAAAAAGAGGATTGCTCTCGTTGCTCACGACAACAAAAAGCGCGACCTTCTGGAATGGACTGCTTTCAATAAAGACAAACTGAAAGATTGCGCTATTTATGCCACCGGAACAACCGGTAGACTTCTCGAAGAAGAAACGGGTATAAATGTGAAAAAGTTAAAAAGCGGACCCCTCGGAGGCGACCAGCAGCTCGGCGCTTTAATTTCAGAGAACGAAATCGACATTCTGATTTTTTTCTGGGACCCGCTCGAACCGCAACCGCACGACCCCGACGTCAAAGCTCTTTTGAGAATTGCCGTCGTCTGGAATATTCCGATTGCAAACAACAGATCGTCGGCGGATTTTATTTTTTCATCGGCTTTGATGGACGAACCCTACGAAAGAATTCTGCCCGATTATGATTCGTATACGGAAAGAATTATCTCAAAAGAGGAAAAATGA